In the genome of Populus trichocarpa isolate Nisqually-1 chromosome 10, P.trichocarpa_v4.1, whole genome shotgun sequence, the window CAAATCCTAACCGTCCGATCAGCTGACCCACTCAGCAACAAATCAGAGACGTTAATCAAACTCAGGATGGCCTTATTATGTCCTCTTAAAGCTCCAGTCACCACCATATGGTTAGCACTGTCCTCTCTCTCCCACACCAAAATAGAACGGTCACAAGCACCTGAAAACAACACCGATCCGTCGTCCTTCAAGGCTAATGCATTTACGGCCGATTTATGCTTCTCCAAAGTAGCTACCAACACATGTCTCTTCTCGTTTAACGGTTTGCCCCAAACCCGAATCCTACAATCCGCTGACCCAGTGTAAACCATGCCGTCAACGGAGACAGCCACAGCGTTGACTGCGTCCTCATGAGCTTTGATAGACTCTAGACATTGCAAATCACTGGCCCTCCATATCTTCAAGCTCTTATCCCAAGAAACAGAATAGATCAAACCGTTGTTATCGTTAACTGCAAGACCTGTAACGGCATCAGCGTGTTTTATCCACAGCAGCTTCTTGTGACGCCGAACATTCACGTAGTTCTTAGGGAGAACGAAACGGCGTAAGCGGTCGTTGAGTGTGGGGAGAACGGTTACCAGCTTGTGGTGTTTGGTAGTTGACGATATCTTCCAGGCACGGATTTTACAGTCTTGGTGAGCAGTGAAGATTTTTCCGTCACAGAAAGAGACTGACTTGACGGAGCCCAAGGAGGAATCTTTATCGTTGAAGGAATCGACAAGGGATAAGTTGGTTCGATCATAGACATTGATTTCGTGAGAGGAAGCAGCGTACAGAAGGTTATCTTGAACTACTAGACAGGTGATCGGGAGGTGATTTTTCTGGGGTTTAAGAGAATTTATGCAAAGAGAAGAGACGTTGAGAGTTTCGGGTGTGATTTTTTGGAGGGAAGGGACAGAAGGAAGAGTCTGGAGGGAGAGATTGCTTTGAAGGCTGACACTGCTTGTCGCGGTACTAGTGGTCGATGGAGTGCTGTTGGAGGAGCTGCTTGTGTCGGAAGCAAGATGCTTCGGAGGCTGTGATTGGTTATTTGAGAAGGAGAAAGTGGAGTCTAGAGTGGAATTGGTGGCGCAGGTGGAGGCTAGCCATGATCGGACTCTCATGGTTGGTAACTTGGTAGCTTAGATTCTTGATAGAAAGAAGGAAGGCAGGAAGGAAAATCTGGCAGATAGTAGATGGGAAACTCCTATCCTATATAGTAGAACGAGGGGAAGGTGCTAAATTAAAGAGATGCCACGTAGACGGTCAGAAAGGACAGTACGATCTATCCGAGGTTCTGAACGGACGGCCGATTGGAGGGAGAATGTGGAATGGTATCGCGGCTCTTCCTCCCTACCTTTGATCTATATGTAGAGAAGATATAGCGAGTAGGGGTATTATAGTAATCGAGGAGAGATAAAGTGGGGTGGGTCCTAACTCCTAGCAGTTGCTTTACAGTGAGAGTAGTGGTGGCCAAACGACGCGTTTCTATTGTACTAGTAAACAAAAACAAGGAGTGGTATTGTTGCTGTCTCATCTTCCTTGTTTCATAAATGGGTCCtttgtcttttctttctaagaaaTCGATGGCGATGGCGATGGCGATGATGATATCTCCACAGGGCTGGcggagaagaggaggaggaggcggctCAAGCTGTCTAATTTGAATATAAGTTTTAATAATCTCAGAGACAAATTATAATCCtcaattttctttccttataaccaattatatattttggattaaGGGAAACAATGTTACACTAACACAGGTTTAAGTCTTTAATTAACCATCcttgattaattaagaataaagcaaaaaaaaacgaaagaaaatAGAGCACCCCACACATCACAAGCCTGCTGTATTTATGACCTGTTGCATGGGCCTTGGAATTTCCACTTGCCAACAGGATCTCAAAATGCCGAATTCATCGAGTCTAGACTCATTTATGGACTGGTGCCAGGGAAATAAGATAAAAGGCACctaaaatgatgatgaaaaggggaaaaaaactcCGAAGTAGCTTTGAAATTAGTCGATGTGTGTGCAAACTGATTcgaatattcatattaataaaaataaaataaaaataaaaaaaatttaaaattaaattgtatccAAACTAGGCCCTAGATCAGGGGTTCATTGGGTTGACTCGCAAGAACATCCcaacttaatttaataattataatcaaaacaatattatttttgttttaattgactAATGAAGCATGGTTAATTAGTTTAGTTAACATGTATGGATAGCTTCACATAATAATATCTCAAGTTAATTATagcttcatcaattttttttattaattcatagtttcataaattatgtatttagtttttatgttttttgaattcttctataacttaatcatttttattcatttcatgtttttttttattttaataaatagaataagggaaaaaaaggtaGCTAGATAGTatcaaaaaatgagaaaataatatatttttgaaacaaaatattactaAATTAAACATTATCAACAGTAATTAAAGGACTtgctgattaatttttaaaattagaacaactatttaattcatttttcaaaactaaaagtaCTAGTTGATAATTTactcaaaatatctaaaaaaaagttaatttcaaGGAtgtcgaaaaaaaaaaaacaagagaaactcctaattaatttaacttatatatatatatatataattactttaCCTAATCTTTTTGAGAGTTGACTGAagctataaaaacaattatattaatatatactaaaaaaaaatttctttttcactttaaaatGAATGAGTCGTGAAAAGCACTTTTTACTATGATTCTCAaaagttttgagaattttttttaattttatattttttttcaattttatcttttaatattaagatttatTGGATATAAAGCTTCATAatatgtttcaattttttttctatgaagttatatTGGTCTTATGAACTGGATAGTAAATTTTGCGAGATAGTCGTGttgatttagattattttttgtcaatttcttatttttttttcaatattatctttcaatattgggttgattaataattatattttatattttttttattatctttctatagagttatctcgGTCTTCTGACctggatttgacaagttaaccctggttaactcaagttattttttcttatttgtttttcaatttaattattaagacTTTGGTTAATTGGGAAttgagatttataattttttttatttgttttctataaagttatcacaATCTTATGATATGAGTCGCGGGTTAGGTTGGTAggctttgagtttttttgttctttttttagttaaattctttagaatttcattcttcaatataagattgattgaaaattagactttatgatttatttttacctgcattatttgagattatttcTGTCTTATGACCCGAGTTGCGGGTTTGGTCGGTTGACTTGAGAGGTTTTTCAtgtcatgtttttaatttttttttttaatttcacactCCAATGtaggattgattgagaattgagtttcatattttttttatttgttttttacaagattatctcggtcttatgacccATGTTTAGAAGGTTAGCCCGAGTTAactcaacttgtttttttagttgaattttgcttttaatttcattttttaacataggattgattaagaattgagtttaataataattttttatttgcagcCTATAAGATTATCAAGGTTTCATGACCTAAATAatagatttgacaggttaaatCGAGTTGATCTGAgttaatctaatatgttgtcgttttaatatttaaaaaaagatgttatcttaatttttttaaaattaaattatatttttatcagtctTCCTGGTTGTCTTTTAATATGTCAAGTCGACTAAATCATATCAGATTAattctcatataattttttttaaaaaaaacacattaacaatacttaaatattttttttatattaaaaaaaattaatctgacaGTAAACATAACACAGGCAATAATCTACTTACTTTCTAATAGTTATTGGCTAACAATTCTGAGTCCTCTGGAGTCCCTTGTAAATGGATTCAATGACCGAGAAGGACGGAGATATATATGGATTAAAGGAACATCGACGGCTCTAGAATAAAATCTGTTTTCACTAATCCTAATaataatgttcaattttttttatatggggaattatttaatgaaaataattaaacagcTAGAGAAATTATTTATAAGGTATACTTCAAGTCATTGCACCGACTACACTATTTTGGTGactctggaaaaaaaaaacactattttagtCCACGTTAACTAGGAACTATGAATTTATACTTATCCAAgaagaaatatcaaatatatattatatttaaccAATTATAACATTCATAACTCATAATATTAACCTATCCTAATCCAATAAATGGGGcgctatttatagaaaaataggAGTATATATTGTGCAATCATTTAGAAAATGGAGTTTATTAATTAGATGATTTAGATGATTATCAAGTAAATTCATAGATAACTACTAAGGTTTTTGCGTTATATTATGGATGagattttatgttaatttctaACGTAAATTCATAGATAACTATTATTggtccttgtttatttatttattttaattcataatcTTAAATTCTATTTCATAACATCAAGTtctaatttaatgttaaaatattctTCAACACTTCAAATATGTGAGAGTatgttaaataaaacaaaacataaaacaatataaatataacttacgaggatgaaattataaataaattaagcttcatgataACTTACCAACctaactataaattttttttttatgattccaatccaaatttattgaagattaatagaaaataaagaatgaaaaggcAAAGAGATGATGACATGTATACGTTATGATGTAGTGGTTAACTTTGTTTATAAGATGTGGTGGCAAGAAAATGACATGGCTTGGGCAAAGTCATAGTGCTAAAACTTGGtatcttcaaaagaaaaaaaatttcagataaAACATGTAAATCAAAAAAGGTCGGAATAGTCAATCtcttaacataataaaaattatttattactcCTATTATTTTACAAGGAAGTAACATATATTAGCTACCTCATAAggtgttttattgtttgattgtaaCAATTATTCTTAGTaacattaaacaaataaaaagtaaaatcaattagTTTAGATGGatggaaatattatttttaaggtatttatttattacatatAGAgacaacatataattaaattctctaaatcttttaaaagataaataaaaaaaataatattttaatgaaattatataattcttaataagataattatattttgaattaaactgAATAGTTCTATTCAGTGTTATCTCAATAATCCCTAACaatgttatattttaatattataaatattcatataataacatttaaaaaactgCTAGAAAAGTCCATCcaccataaattttatttaatttactacttaataaaaacttatgcctataaacatctaataaaagttttatttaccTGCGAACTTCACcaacaattattatttgtttattttatgccACTTGCAAAAACTAAAAGCCGAAGAGTTTATAGTTAGGTTTTGACGGCTTTGGCACTGGTTGAAATTGCTTGCCATAATAACACGTCAGCAACGAAGACAAGAGCAGAAAGGTATTTGCTTAAAGCTACATGGTTCTACATCAAGCCTGTGCTGTAATGAAAGCCAAGTCCACCATACATGCATTTCTCTTCGTGGCATTATCATACCATCAAATACTTCACTGCTCATCATCTATGGCGTAATGTTAGCActtttctgcttcttcttcttcttttttggccCTCTGGGACGGGTAGTTTGGAATTGGTCCCTCGAAGCAGATAGAGCCGAGCGATCTTATCAAAGTCATAGCAGTTATAATCGAACTTgtttatgataaattaattaatttcgtACGTCTATTTTCATCTCCATTTATGAGAGAAAGATTTCATTTTCTAACTTGAAATTAGATGAGACAGGAAAGGGATCaattccttaaaaaataatctctcgAATAGTGCTTTGTATTTGCAACacagatttaatagtttttctGACAAAAATTTCTGTCGGTTTTTACACTAACAGTCCATCTGTGATTATTTTATCAACAGGATCACGGACATAAAAcattcattgaaaaaaacttgTCGGTAATTTCTGGTCTGTTGGTAAGTTTATTGTCAataaatttaccgatggatttacaaaCGGACCATgctcgcaaaaaaaaaaaaaaaaaaacatatccacTTCATTCTGTTGATAATTCCCTCAGTACTATTTAGCATATCACTGACATGAGAACCAcatgtaattattttgatgagttAATAGTTGTAGTGATATTTGCAGtgattctttttcaactctctagaatataccgacAGACTGATTTTGTCGGTGAGTAAACAGTAGCATTGATATTTGttgtaattcttttccaactctctgtaaTATAACGGCAGAATTAGTCTGTTGGTAACCTCgcaagtaataatttaaaaatatattttttaaaaaaatctattaaacagaaatagaaaataattacaaaaattaaattaatataaaattcaaatatttaaaaataaattatcttaatataaaagccaaatatttattaaaaatttaaaaatttatgtgttcaaatataaaataactagaaTAGAGGCTgcgctggaggaggaggaggttggtcGTTCGCATGACCGTGAGGCCAATAAGAGGGTACACATGTCCActcatctttgatctcatcttcATTACCACCCGACAGAGTTTTTCATAATCCGTAAAGAAtcgttcatatttttcattgagatGATCAGTCGTACGTTCTTGTACTCCTTGATCTAACAAGTCCACGAACTCTGAAGATTGAGTGCTCGAGACCAGTTGCAAGCATCCAACGCTCGAAACACTACAGGTCATCCGCAAATTCTCAGTCGTAGTGTTAGAGAGTTTATACACTTGATTTCCATCGAatccaccagacgatcctgcctccaaccacaaatccgAATCAATATTCAAGTGGGTCGAAAAATCATCCTCGTATCTCTTCTCCAACCAGCTATTATATGTctcttggaaataaaaaataaattcatcaaatttaagtaaataataacttaagaaaaaaaaatagttgaaaaccaacatgccacaaagtgttgagctcgGTTATTCACAAACTGCTACACTATTTTTTGATGTTCATCACTCCGCACGTGCGTTTCCGCAAAAAACTTCATTGGGCTTTGCTCACATCCAAGAATCGTAACTTACAAGATAAAAATGTTGTCAGttacatatatttataaaaaacaacaaattaaaataaatgaatgtaattaaataaaaaatgaattattttttattttttttaaaaaaaaattgatagagtTTTATCGTGCAACTGCTTGCATGATAAAACTCTATCAATTTTTCACTCTTTACAGAAATGAAGTGAAGTTCAGTGGTTTTTAGCGTCTGTTCTTATGCGGATCCGCACATGGAACATGGTTTGTAAAGCTCAACTTCACTACAGCTACGAATATTTGTGGCAAACATATCTTGCAAAATCTCCTCCTCAATTCTTTTTCCACCTTCTGGccctgaaatatatatatatatatatatcccttgTAGTGTTGCCTGTAGTATTTGATGGTGGAAGTtgagatatttttgttattttttaaaatagctgtaaagattgttttttttaaaatattttttaattagaaaagtattaaaataatatttattttattttatttttaacatcttcgcaatataaaaataccaagaaaatagtttgaaacaaaattttttaaaaaaattaaagaaaaggtgATGTAACCGCTGCACCAAACAGTAACATAGACCACGTaaagatatatatttagatCATGTTTCAATTTCACTCACCACATGATGCACAGATTATTGTATTATGATTAATCATTCAGAAAACTTGAATCTAATTTTTCCTTTCGTTGATTAAAATGgtttagataattatttaaaaaaaaaagtggaaagaAAATGTAACTGGGTCCGCATCTAGCCCCGCTGCATGGTAAATGAAATctctttaattgaaaaatatctcCATGGACGAACAACACCGTGCCAGTTTAACAATCTCTCTCTATCAGACCATCACCTCCAGGCCCGAATGCCACCTTCTTCTACGGTGATGTCTCTTCGGACAGGAAGTGGCTTCTAACCAGGCAGTGCTTTAATAATATAGATTAGACCCAATTGATGCCCACCACGTCTTGTACACCTTTTCCAAGCGTCCAGGCTCGGCTTGATATCATAGTTATTAGATCTGACTCGGCCTGACgggtttatttaaaatttgaggtTTTGGTTGggtttgttttattcaaaatcaaGGCTAAGTATTGGCATAGAGAAAACCATATATTTAACCTGCTGAGTTAACCTGGAACTTGGGAAATATGCTCTATgttctatgttcacaagaaaaaagttaatttttcaatataaaatttgaagctgtttagtatatatactttatgttcacaagaaaaaagttgtgtttttataatatgagataaaaaaaatatttttggtttaaatacttcaacttaaaaggataagataatatcatttcaatatgggataaaaaaaaccttttgaaataatcttttaaacttcattatttacaacatgtacaACCTAtatattgtttcttaattttttttatatgaaatattaaaatttcaaacttgCAATTATAACTCCATTCAAATATGGCATCAAAACAATCTTTGCTTTTCTCAAGAAATCAAGACTAAGAATAATATCATAATCATCTAAATTCACAACCAACACATCTTGGTTACCTCTCCATTGATCCAGCATAATCAGCACATCATAGGACATACCCACAATCTTTTGTGCCTTAGGATTGACTGCTTTCATGAAGTTGTGGTTACTGCTCAATCTCAAACCAAGATCTTTCACTAATTGATTAGACACAAATGTATGGGTCACACCCGAATCTAGCATGACATTAATTGGCTGCTCATTTACACTGGTCTGTATATACATCAAATCTTCTACCACTGACTTTCCTTTTCACAACGCATCAATCCTCGCTAAGTCCTGATCAACAAGACTGGTTTGAGAAGCTGAATCCATTAATTCAGCTACTAGACAGTTTAACACACGTATATGATTGATGTGTGTAACTACTCCCTCATCTTCATTGTTATCTCCAACTCGAATAGCGTTTAGCTTCTCCCTCTTTGGATATTCCCTTTCAAAGTGAGGATCATCACAAATGAAGCAAGCATAGTTTGGTTTAGTACCTTTACCTTATACATCTACAAATTTAGCCTCACGCGTATCCACTACAACCTTCGATGCACCCCTATTAGAACTTTTCCTTCTTGTCCTTTACCTTAGATTTGAACGAGGATGACACATAGCCCTCTCTAGTACTCGATTTAAAATTAACCAAGTTGTCCGCAACAACAATAACGGAGgacatatcttttattttttgtcgttttagtttttttgtcgtTTTAGTTTTGTTTGCACCAATGGTTGGAGTTCAGACATGAAGTTGAATATCATGTCTTTCTCGGATATATTATCGATGTCAAGAATCAAATAactgaaaaattatataaattaattaagtgtttggttatcattaacatttttttccatttatatgACCCTAGATGatttcgatttatttaattaaatatagacatcaactttttgatttatgattagattttttttatcaacaaacaCGGGAAAacaccttttatatatatatatatatattttactcaTAATGAATTGTTGGCCAAATAGCTTAATGAACTAGCTAATTGGTCCATGCTACGATGTAGGCTGAAGTAAAATTGTTTTCTATCACAAAAGAATATAGGTATTGCTAACAtgtcttataaaaaatagattttaatcatgaatttaaaatcataattgagccttttatgtaattttatcaattaatataaaaaagaattaaaggcaaattataataatatctttgaggtattatgaaattatgcaaacaatcaaaaatattaattactatttatcaaaaaagttaaactaaataattttaaaaaatttgaggatATTACTgaaatatagattttaaaaagaagtcattatatatatatatatatatatatatatatatatatatatatatatattgatcgcGTTTGGTGCGTCTTGTCCTATAAGTTCAAGCCCACACGccttgttttgttatgttttttttacaaaataaacaacACCTTGTTTGCTTGGTGGGCAATATGCCATTCACTAGTTTATTAGGTTCCAACTTTTTGAACCCCAAACACTGAAATTTCAACCTGTTTTCATCTaaagaattttcaaaaacaacctcaaaaccttaataaatacatttttaaccCTAATGCAACATCTAATAAATGGAAAAAccaaagattaaattgaataaaaaattacaaggatCTCTGTCTATTTTTTCCGACAAGCGTGAAGGAAAAGTCTAAGTCCAAGGAAATCTCATTTCTAAGATGAACTATTTGATACtaaaatcgatttttttttatgggggaCTAAAATGTTctctctcatattttttttgcaacttAGTCTATTCTCTCTCCATATTGACATACtaaaatgtaacaaaaaaaaataaagtttagaacTGAAACTAGATTACTTGATtaataaggatcaaatatgtttaaattgaaacttcatggttcaaattaaaaaatttgtgcCTTTTTAACTGTGGAAATGAAAAGggcctatgtttttttttttttttgtgatatttcaAGTCcttatacattttttaatataattttaacctaaaattctaataatatcaatctttaatttattgttagtATATTCTAAAACACTTAGCTgcgaaataaattataacactTAAAACAATACTAATGCAAACCACGAGGATGAAactacaaataaattaattttcatggccaaattgaaaaaatatataaagatcttaaaggaaagaaatcacaaaaaatgCATTGTTTATACCATGTAATCTATAGTGTTTGGTGTAAATGTACAAAATAAATGGATATTTCAACCAAatcttttagttttgtgtaaTAGTAATTGTTTATACCATGCATTCTTTAGTTTTTCTCAACCTAAAGCCGAAGAGTTCATACTAAGGTTGCTTTGACGGCCTTGGCATTGATACGATAACAACGAAGACAAGAGTCGAGAGTTGTTTGTTTAAAGCTACATGATTCAGTTTTTTTGGTCTTATACATTAAGCATGTGTGTTGTAATGTAAGCTAAGTCCAACATACATTTCTCTTCACCATGAAAGACTTTATTGCTTATTATCTTCGGACTTAGATTCAGGTTTTCATGGGTATGTCCTAAACTGTTAATAAGTTTGGTTTCtgcaaaacaagtttttttttttatcgaaataTAAGATCCTAATTCaatgtttaaattaataaattataatagaaaaataatgtataaaaaaGATGGATagtatttgaagaagaaaaatactatTTGTAGAAGATAAATAGTTTTTGTAGAAGATGAATAATGTTTGATGAGAGATATTTGTATTGTTGTGTGTCTAACGTGGTGCAAATAGTgttcctaaaaattttaaaattatttttttttgtttaaaataaaaaaattattttttcagattgttttgatatgctgatgttacaaattatttttaaaaaataaaacaaatttattttaatgaatttttaagtaaaaagtattttgaattattagtgttatcacaatcttaaataTGTACTaatgatagagagagagagtgtttgGTTAGGTCTTTTTGGAGAGGGTTTTGATGGGCCTGCTTGGAGGAGGGTTTGGTTGGGCCTCATTGAAGAAGGGTTCAGGTGGGCTTGTTAGGAGGAGAATTCGGGTGAGCTTCATTGGAGAAAGATTTTGTTGGGCTTGGCCCAAAAGCagcaagttttttcttcttctttttcaaaatttttaggcacgtcatcatcatcttcttcttcttattaacATTTGTAGTTATGTTATGtaggaggaaaaaaataattgatttcgATATTATCAAAGTCTTAGTTGTTATAATCGAACGTgtttatgataaattaattaatttcggACGTCTATTCACATCTCCATTTGGTTAAAaaccaactaattaaattatgGTTAACTAACCCTTTGTTAATGAGAGGAAGAGTTCATGTTCTAATTTGAAATTAGATGAGACAGAAAAAGGATCAGTTCCTTGGAAAAATAATCTGTCTCACTCTCACCTCGCTTCATGACATGGGTAGTCCTTGGGGGTTAAGGTGTTGATCCAATTCCCTAATTACTATGGAAAATACTTAGATTTATAACttgtttgtttgtgtattttaaaaatgtttttaaaaaaaattatttttttattttaaattattttgatgttttaatattaaaataaattaaaaaatattaaaaaatatattattaaatcataaatattttaaaaaaacaactgttaaatattattttaataacaatttttttcatgagATGGAGATGAGAATAGACGTAAACTCATGCACTAAAATAAATGTGTTGATCCTTAAAAGTGGACGTTGAAACACGAAaataatattagtatttttttccttcgttttgcgaaaggaaaagaaaattttgttataatatccatcattttgctttgatttatttgatagcaggtaatttttaaaaatattttttatttaaaattatattaagattTTGAGAGtaggtaattttttaaa includes:
- the LOC7460733 gene encoding protein JINGUBANG — translated: MRVRSWLASTCATNSTLDSTFSFSNNQSQPPKHLASDTSSSSNSTPSTTSTATSSVSLQSNLSLQTLPSVPSLQKITPETLNVSSLCINSLKPQKNHLPITCLVVQDNLLYAASSHEINVYDRTNLSLVDSFNDKDSSLGSVKSVSFCDGKIFTAHQDCKIRAWKISSTTKHHKLVTVLPTLNDRLRRFVLPKNYVNVRRHKKLLWIKHADAVTGLAVNDNNGLIYSVSWDKSLKIWRASDLQCLESIKAHEDAVNAVAVSVDGMVYTGSADCRIRVWGKPLNEKRHVLVATLEKHKSAVNALALKDDGSVLFSGACDRSILVWEREDSANHMVVTGALRGHNKAILSLINVSDLLLSGSADRTVRIWSEGHDGKYICLSVLDGHRKPVKTLAAVRDNDNDVVSVFSGTLDGEIKKWQLSVSPCSQDIAKMNL